The following proteins are encoded in a genomic region of Ostrea edulis chromosome 7, xbOstEdul1.1, whole genome shotgun sequence:
- the LOC125655228 gene encoding uncharacterized protein LOC125655228 isoform X1 produces the protein MASWLVTCLALLLIQASFTLHFIGEFPYPDLVSFFQEKKICKLQWSNRRPNKRSDFEIQNGTNCLYFFESSRNINWKNTFRITKVNVIFHSYNYEYNFDLEAYSCQPQNDSQDVQSLLMCKWENAVVGKTCAEGLGCDDERENCEENPIFEKNFCIPKRRAVSCEACSQCTGNVQCEHNAEGKTSRCLQGYVIRNGTCLKETPLSWIHEKDNQLVVVGAGGFTFGVICSSTVLLFIYCRKRKSKSSSTRLHASSIKIDDSHRNTSDDHDEFGNSRENQIVRHTNDENESQPIYNELNESTEQIPNNVYGVSQAMFSGECSADDVYSYNHLHEKDSHLSANIYDVSHTSGSFVTGKNDTADLAKPCEENTEGNV, from the exons CATTCtttcaagaaaagaaaatttgtaaACTTCAATGGTCGAATCGTCGTCCCAATAAAAGATCAG attttgaaattcaaaatggaaCGAATTGTCTGTATTTCTTCGAATCTTCAAGAAATATAAACTGGAAAAACACCTTCAGAATTACGAAAGTGAATGTGATATTTCACTCCTACAATTACGAGTATAATTTTGATTTGGAAGCCTACAGTTGCCAACCTCAAAATGACTCTCAAGATGTACAAAGTCTTTTGATGTGCAAATGGGAAAACG CTGTCGTGGGAAAAACATGCGCAGAAGGGTTAGGATGTGACGATGAAAGGGAAAATTGCGAAGAAAATCCAATTTTTGAGAAGAACTTCTGTATCC CTAAGAGAAGAGCTGTTTCTTGCGAAGCATGTTCACAGTGTACTGGGAATGTTCAATGCGAACACAACGCTGAAGGGAAGACATCACGGTGTTTACAGGGCTATGTAATCAGGAATGGGACATGTTTAAAAG AGACGCCTCTGTCGTGGATACATG AGAAGGACAACCAATTGGTCGTGGTAGGGGCAGGTGGATTTACCTTCGGAGTAATTTGCTCTTCCACAGTCCTACTTTTCATTTACTGCAGAAAACGAAAATCAAAATCTAGCAG CACAAGACTTCATGCATCGTCTATCAAAATCGACGACAGTCATCGAAACACCTCTGATGATCATGACGAGTTCGGCAATTCGAGG GAAAATCAAATTGTACGTCAtacaaatgatgaaaatgaatctCAACCTATATACAATGAGCTTAACGAATCCACAGAACAGATACCAAACAATGTGTATGGAGTTTCCCAGGCGATGTTCAGCGGGGAGTGTTCCGCTGATGACGTGTACTCATACAATCACCTCCACGAGAAGGACTCGCACCTGAGCGCAAATATATATGACGTCTCACATACTTCCGGGTCGTTTGTCACTGGCAAGAATGACACTGCTGACCTGGCCAAACCATGTGAAGAAAACACAGAGGGGAATGTCTAA
- the LOC125655228 gene encoding uncharacterized protein LOC125655228 isoform X2 — protein MASWLVTCLALLLIQASFTLHFIGEFPYPDLVSFFQEKKICKLQWSNRRPNKRSDFEIQNGTNCLYFFESSRNINWKNTFRITKVNVIFHSYNYEYNFDLEAYSCQPQNDSQDVQSLLMCKWENAKRRAVSCEACSQCTGNVQCEHNAEGKTSRCLQGYVIRNGTCLKETPLSWIHEKDNQLVVVGAGGFTFGVICSSTVLLFIYCRKRKSKSSSTRLHASSIKIDDSHRNTSDDHDEFGNSRENQIVRHTNDENESQPIYNELNESTEQIPNNVYGVSQAMFSGECSADDVYSYNHLHEKDSHLSANIYDVSHTSGSFVTGKNDTADLAKPCEENTEGNV, from the exons CATTCtttcaagaaaagaaaatttgtaaACTTCAATGGTCGAATCGTCGTCCCAATAAAAGATCAG attttgaaattcaaaatggaaCGAATTGTCTGTATTTCTTCGAATCTTCAAGAAATATAAACTGGAAAAACACCTTCAGAATTACGAAAGTGAATGTGATATTTCACTCCTACAATTACGAGTATAATTTTGATTTGGAAGCCTACAGTTGCCAACCTCAAAATGACTCTCAAGATGTACAAAGTCTTTTGATGTGCAAATGGGAAAACG CTAAGAGAAGAGCTGTTTCTTGCGAAGCATGTTCACAGTGTACTGGGAATGTTCAATGCGAACACAACGCTGAAGGGAAGACATCACGGTGTTTACAGGGCTATGTAATCAGGAATGGGACATGTTTAAAAG AGACGCCTCTGTCGTGGATACATG AGAAGGACAACCAATTGGTCGTGGTAGGGGCAGGTGGATTTACCTTCGGAGTAATTTGCTCTTCCACAGTCCTACTTTTCATTTACTGCAGAAAACGAAAATCAAAATCTAGCAG CACAAGACTTCATGCATCGTCTATCAAAATCGACGACAGTCATCGAAACACCTCTGATGATCATGACGAGTTCGGCAATTCGAGG GAAAATCAAATTGTACGTCAtacaaatgatgaaaatgaatctCAACCTATATACAATGAGCTTAACGAATCCACAGAACAGATACCAAACAATGTGTATGGAGTTTCCCAGGCGATGTTCAGCGGGGAGTGTTCCGCTGATGACGTGTACTCATACAATCACCTCCACGAGAAGGACTCGCACCTGAGCGCAAATATATATGACGTCTCACATACTTCCGGGTCGTTTGTCACTGGCAAGAATGACACTGCTGACCTGGCCAAACCATGTGAAGAAAACACAGAGGGGAATGTCTAA